In Diaphorobacter ruginosibacter, the genomic stretch CATCCGCTGCCTGGGCGGCGACGTCGCCATCCGTCATCCGCGTGGGCGTGCGCGGCGGCGTGGATGAGGAGATATGGGAAGTGGTCACGCAGGTGGCCAAGGAACGCGGGCTGAGCGTCAAACCGGTGGTGCTGAGCGGTGCCGTCAGTCCCAACGAGGGGCTGAACAATGGCGACCTGGAGGCCAACGCGTTCCAGCACATTCCGTTTCTGCGCGACCAGATCCAGCAGCGCGGATACAAGATTGCCTCCGTGGGCACCACGCTCATTTCGCCGATTGCCTTCTATTCGCGGAAGTACAAGAAGCTCTCCGATCTGCCCGCCGGGGCGCGGGTGGGCATTCCCAATGACCCGAGCAACCAGACGCGGGCGCTGGTCGTGCTGCGCGACCATGGCCTGATCGATCTGCGCGAAGGCTTTGACCCGTTCACCGGAACGGCGTTGCTGTCGGACGTGACGAAGTACCACAAGAAGATCGAGCTGGTGGAGATCGCCTCCGTTGTGCTGGCGCGCTCGCTCGATGATCTGGCTGCCGCGGCCATCGTCAACAGCTTTGCGTACCAGGCGGGCCTGATCGCAACGCGCGACGGCATCGCGGTGGAAAAGCGCGAGCACAACCCTTATGTCAACATCATCGCGGTGCGCACCGAAAACGTGGACGCCCCCTGGGCCAAGGCACTGGTGGCCGCCTACCAGTCCGAGCCGGTGCGCAAGTTCATAGAGACCCGTTACCAGGGGTCGGTCATCCCGGCGTTCTAAGGAGCGACCATGACCACCAATCCCCCACAGGTCCGGCTCGCGGCGCACATCGCCTTCGAGGGTGTCGGCAAGTCATTTGCCTCGGCGGAAGGCCAGGTGCATGCGCTGCAGGATGTGAGCTTCGACATCCGGCACGGCGAGATCTTCGGCATCATCGGGCGCAGCGGCGCGGGCAAGTCGACGCTGCTGCGCACCATCAATGCCCTCGAACTGGCGACCGAGGGCAGCGTCCGCGTCCAGGATGTGAATCCCGCCGAGCTCGATGAGGACGGCCTGGTCGCGCTGCGCCGACGGATCGGCATGATCTTCCAGCACTTCAACCTGCTGTCAGCCAAGACGGTGCGCGAGAACATCGCGTTGCCGCTGCGCATCTCGGGAGCCCGTCCGGGGCAGATCTACCACCGTGTGAATGAGCTGCTGGCACTTGTGGGGCTTTTGGACAAGGCGGACAAGTATCCGGCGCAACTCTCCGGCGGGCAGAAGCAGCGGGTGGGCATCGCGCGCGCCTTGGTCCATTCTCCGCAGGTGCTGCTGTGCGATGAGGCCACGTCCGCGCTGGACCCCGAGACGACGCAGTCCATCCTGGGCCTGCTGCGCGACATCCATCGCCGCCTGGGTCTGACGATCGTGATGATCACGCACGACATGACCGTGATCCGGGCCATCTGTGACCGGGTGATGGTGCTGGACCAGGGCAGGGTGCAGGAAATCGGCGATGTGTGGAAGGTCTTCGGCTCGCCTTCCTCGGCGGGGACGCGCGCCTTGCTGCAGCCTTTGCAGCAGGGACTCCCGATCGAGCTGGCCGCGCAGTTGCAGAAAGCGCCATCGGAGCTGGCGCCGCGGGCCCTGCTCGGCATCCGCTATGAGGGCCAGCAGCAGGGCGTTGCGCTGCAGGCGCTCAAGGTGCTGGGCGACGATGCGCAGTTGCTGCACGGTGGACTGGACCGCCTGCGCGGACATTCGCTCGGGCAGATCGTTGTCTCGGTGCCGGCTGCGGGGCTGCCGGGTGCGGACCTGCTGCGCATCGCCACGGGCGCAGACCAACTGGAGATCCTCGGCTATGTCGGCAACCACTGAAAAATATGTGGCGGCGCTGGGAGAGACGCTGCTGATGGTGGGCGTTTCCTCGGTCATCGCGATCGGCGTGGGGCTGATGCTCGCCGTGGTGCTGACGGTGACGGGGCCGCGCGGGCTCTATGCCAGGCCCCGTTTTCACAAGGGGTTGTCGATCGTGGTGAACATCTTCCGCGCGGTGCCGTTCATCATTCTGCTCGTGGCACTGCTGCCCGTGACGCGTGCACTGACGGGCACCACGCTGGGAACCTGGGCGGCCGTGGTACCCCTGTCGATCAGCCTGATTCCGTTCTATGCGCGCATTGCGCAGGTCAGCCTCAACGATGTGGATTCCGGCCTGATCGAGGCGGCGCGCGCCATGGGATGCCGCCGCTGGCACATCGTGCGCCATGTGCTGCTTCCGGAGGCCCTGCCCGGCATCATCGGCGGCATGACGGTGACCGTGATCGCGATGATCAATGCGTCCGCGATGGCCGGGGCCGTGGGGGCGGGCGGTCTGGGCGACCTGGCCATCCGCTACGGCTACGAGCGCTACGAAACGCGTGTGATGTTCGAGGTGATCGTCGTGCTGGTGGCCCTGGTGTCGCTGTTGCAGTTCTCGGGCGAGTGGCTGTCGCGAAAGGTGAACCACCGGTTCTGAAACGTGGGCGGAAAAACGGCAACGGCGCGTGAAGCCTTGCTTCGCGCGCCGTTGTTGTCATGTGGGGCTCTGGGGCGGGCCGCAGCTCTCGGGCCGTGGATCAGGCCGCCTTGTGCGCGACCACGAGGAAGCCGTTGACGGGTTCGCCGGCCTCACGGCGCAGCACGAGATCCTCGATCTGCACGTCCTCGAAACCGGCTTCCTTGCACAGTGCGAGCACGTGGCTGCGCTTGTGGGCGTAGCGGCCGTTGGGCTGCAACACCAGGTCGGGTCCGTTCTCGGGGGCGATCTCGCACGAGAAGTACAGGTCGCCGGCGGGCATCAGGATGCGGTGCGCATTGGGAACGGTGGCCTTCAGGTCGCCGGTGTAGATGAACACGTCGAGCGCCGTGATGATCTCGTAGACCTCTGCGGGCGTCTCGCGCAGCGCGTCCAGCATGTTGACCGTGTGGAAGCGGTCATACACGCCATGGCGGCCTGCCTGCTCGACCATCTTGGTCGAGATGTCCACGCCGATCAGGAACCCGTCGATGCGGCCCAGGCACACGCCCAGCAGACCGGAGCCGCAGCCCAGGTCGAGCACATTCATCGACTTGGTGGGGAAGCGGCGCAGGATCTTCTCCGCGACGATCTTGGGCAACTGGTAGCCCAGGCCACGCACCATGTGCTGGTCGTACGTCTCCGCCATGGAGTCGAACATGCGGCGATTGAGTTCGGGCGGCTGGTGATCGGGTGTCACGCCATGCGCGATGGCGCTGTAGTAGGCGTAGATGGAATTGCCCGGGTCGATCTCGATCAGCGAGGTGGTGTCGGGGATGGCCGCGGAGGCCTTGCCGCCTTCGATCAGCGTGGTGACACGGCCGAGCAGCGCCATCTGGTCCTGGGGATTCTCTTCGATGAGGCTGGTCCAGACGTCATAGGCCTCGGCGTGTTGGCCTGTCACCTGCAGGTCGTTGGCCAGCCAGCGGCGCATCTGCACATCCTTGGGAAGATAGGTCAGGCCGCGGCGCAGTTCGCTGATGGCCAGCTCCATGTTGCCGGAGTCATGGGCAAAGTCCACGAGGTGCGCCAGCACCAGGGCGTTGTTGGGTTCGCGCTTGGTCAGCTTCTGCGCGTGGGCGATGGCCTTGTCGTACATGCCGCGGCGCGCATACAGCAGCGCCAGCTGGAGTTCGCCGGGCGTCCACAGAGGGTCGAGCGCCACCGAACGGCGCAGGGCATCGAATGCCGCCGGAATGTTGCCCGACTTCTCGGCCATGAGGCCCGCGAGCATGAACACGCGTGCGTCGTTCGGCCACATCTGCTGCGCACGGTTCAACGTCTCGGCGGCTTCGCGCAGCTCGTTCTTTTCGATCTGCTGGGTGGCGGTTTCCAGCAGCTTGCGGATGGGATCGTAGGATGTGGCTGTAGCGCTCATAAAACTTCGTGTTGCCAGACCGGGCTGGCTTTTCCGGCAAAAGATCGGTCACCATCTTGGCGACGGGGCCGGTTACCCGGCGCTGAACCCTCGATTATCGCGGATTCATTGGATCCATCCCTCCACTGCCCCTTTGGCATGCTTCATCAGGTGGTTACCGGCTGTGTGTGCGAGGCCGTGCGGGGCCGCGCAAGGAGCAACGCCCTGCAGGCCGGAGCCTGCAGGGCGTTATACGGGGAGCCAGGGCTTATCCGTAGCGGATTGGGGCGGTCAGCCGAACACGCCTGCGGTGTCCTCCATGCGGTCGGATACCTGGCCCAGGTGATACAGCGTGTCACCGAAGGTCATCTCCAGTTGCGTGAGCGACTTGAAGTAGTGGCTCACGATGTATTCGTCGGTCACGCCGATACCGCCGTGCAGCTGCACCGCCTCCTGGCCGACGAAGCGCATGGAGCGGCCGATCTGCACCTTGGCCTGCGACAGCGCGCGGCGGCGGTCTGCGGGCGCCTCTCCCATCTTGAGGCTGGCGAAGTAGCTCATCGAACGCCCGAGTTCCAGCTGCATCTTCATGTCGGCCACGCGATGGCGCAGCGCCTGGAAGCTGGCGATTTCCACACCGAACTGCTTGCGCTGGTTCATGTACTCCGCAGTGACGGCCAGCGTCTTTTCCATGGCGCCAACGGCGTATGCGCCGGTCGCGGCGATGCCCGTGTCCATGGCCAGTTCCAGCGCGGCCACGCCCTCGGTGGTGATCAGCGTGGCGGGGCTGTCGCTGAACTGAACCTCCGCGGCGCGGCTGCCGTCCTGCGTGATGTAGCCTTCGGCGCGGGTGCCCGCGGCGTCCTTTTCGACAAGGAACAGCGCAATGGCGCCATCCAGTTGGGCCGACACCAGCCATGCGTCGGCCTGGTCACCGGCTGCCACGATGCTCTTGCGGCCGCTCACGACATGGCTGCCACCCTGGGCCTTCGCCTGTGCCTGGCAGACGTCCACGCGATAGCGCGAGGCCGCCTCCTGCTGCGCCAGCACGACGAGCGCCTCGCCGCTGGCGATGCGCGGCAGCCACTGGGCCTGCACTGCGGGCGCTGCAAACGCGGACAGCACGTTGGTGGCGACCAGTGTCTGTGCAAGCGGCTCGAGCACGATGCCGCGCCCGAGCTCTTCCATCACGATCATCGCGTCCACCGAGCCGAAGCCCATGCCGCCGTGTTCCTCGGATACGGTGAGCGCCGTGAGGCCCAGCTCGGCCAATTCGCTGTACGCCGCGCGATCGAATCCGCCCGCATTCACGATGGAGGTGCGGCGCTCGAACGTGTAGGCCTTTTCCACCCAACGCTGCACCGCGTCGCGCAGGGATTGCTGGTCTTCTGTGAAATCGAAATCCATGTTTGTTCTCCTGGGTGTCAGGCCTGGCGCCTGACATGCGTTTCAACTTGCCTTTGCGCCACGTGTCCCGGCTTGCGCGGGCTTGCAGCAAGCGTTTCGGGAGGGATATGGTGCGTAGCGACTCAGGGCTTCATCCCAATACGGTCTGCGCCACGATGTTGCGCTGAACCTCGTTGGAGCCGCCGTAGATCGTGGTCTTGCGCATGTTGAAGTAATTGGCCGCCAGCGGCGCGTTGAGCACATTGCCGCCGGGGAAGTGGCCCTGCCAGCCCGCGTCCATCGCCTCCTGGATGAAGGGCAGGCTGAACGGGCCGGCAGCCAGCATCATGAGTTCGGCATAGCGCTGCTGGATCTCGCTGCCGCGGATCTTCAGGAGGCCGGCCACGTCGAGCGACTTCTTGCCCGATTTCTCGGCCGACAGCACACGCAGGACCATCATTTCGAGTGCGATGACGTCGACTTCGAGCAGTGCGATCTGGTCGCGAAAACGCATGTCGTCCCACACGCCGTTCTGCTGCGCCAGGCGCTTCACATGCTCGAGCTCGCGCTTGGCGCGGTTCACGTCGGCGATGTTGGTGCGTTCATGCGCGAGCAGGTACTTGGCGTAGGTCCAGCCCTTGTTCTCTTCGCCGATGAGCTGGTCGGCAGGCACCTCGACGTTGTCGAAGAACACTTCGTTGACCTCGCATTCGCCGTCCAGCAGCTTGATCGGGCGAACCGTCACGCCGGGCGACTTCATGTCGAGCAACAGGAAGCTGATGCCCGCCTGCTGCTTGCCCTCGGTGCTGGTGCGCACCAGGTTGAACATCCAGTCGCCGTATTGGCCGAGCGTGGTCCAGGTCTTCTGGCCGTTGACGATGTATTTGTCGCCCACGCGCTCCGCACGGGTCTTGAGGCTGGCGAGATCGGAGCCCGCACCGGGCTCGCTGTAGCCCTGGCTCCACCAGACCTCGCCGCTTGCGATGCCGGGCAGGAAGCGCTTGTGCTGCTCGGGCGAGCCGAAGGCCATGATCACGGGTGCCACCATCACGGGGCCGAACGGAACGATGCGCGGCGCGCCGGCCATCGCACATTCCTCCTCGAACAGGTGCTTCTGGATGGCATTCCAGCCCGGGCCGCCGAATTCCTTGGGCCAGCCGTAGCCGAGCCAGCCCTTCTTGCCAAGGATCCTGGCCCAGCCCTGCATGTCCTCGCGGGTGAGGCGCTGGGCGTTATGCACCTTGTCGGCAATCGCTTGGGGCAGGTGGGCACGGACCCATTGCCGCACCTCGTCGCGAAACGCCAGTTCTTCGGGCGTGAAGGCCAAATCCATAGTGAGTCTCCTGAGTGATCGGCAGGGCGCCCATCCCTGTGCGCCTCGTTTTCAGTGGAACCCGATTTGTAGCACGCCAGTGCTTTTTTCCGCTGTCCTGACTGAGACAGCTTTTTCAGAAATCCTTCGCGGCAGGCGTCGCTATGCCCAGTTGTTCGCAGACCTGGGCGAGTGCGGATCGCAACTGGGCGACCTCCGTTTCAAGCGCGGCGATGCGTTCGTTCACCGCCGGGTCGCCCGCGGCCGCATGGCTGCCCGATGGCCCGGCAGAGGCCCCGCCTGCGGAGGCTGCCGCGAGCGCGGCCACATCCACAGCGCCGCAGAGCAGGTGGGCCCAGCGCTGCTCGCGCGCGCCCGGGGCACGGGGCAGCAGCACGACCAGCGGGCCACCCTTTTCCTCGCTGCGCGATTGCAGTTCGTCGAGAAACGCCTCGACCGAGGAGATGTCGGCAAAGCGGTGCCAGCGCTCGGAATTGATGCGTAGCTCGCCCGCGGTCTGCGGCCCGCGCAGCATCAGCAGGCCGAGCAGTGCCGCGGACTGGTCGGGAACGCCCACGCCGCGCGGGAAGTTGTGTTCCCAGCGCGATGTGCGCGCACCGCCGATCTCCGTGACCAGCGAGCGGCGGCGCAGGTTGTCGAGCGCCTCCTGGATCTGGGCCTCGCCGAGCTGCATGACGGGATCGCGGCTGGTCTTCTGGTTGCAGCCCGAGGCCAGCGAGTTCAGCGTGAGCGGATAGCTGTCGGGGACGGTACGCGATTTCTCCAGCAGCGTTGCCAGCACGCGGGCTTCCTCGGCGGTCAACGGGGCGGTTTTCGGGTCGAAGGGCATCTTCCAGTCTCTCTCTTGCGGTTGCTTGCGGGTGATTCGGAGGAGGGCTCAATTCTGATCGGGGCGAGCCCCCCGGCCTGAAGTGCGACAATCGCCGCCCATGAAAAATATCGTGATCCTCATTTCCGGCGGTGGCTCCAACATGGCCGCCATTGTGCGTGCATCCCAGCAGCAGGACTGGGCCGGCCGCCATGGTGCACGCGTTGCCGCCGTGGTGAGCAACAAGGCCAGCGCCGGCGGCCTGGTATTTGCCAGGGAGAACGGCATCGCCACGGAGGTTCTCGACCACAAGCAGTTCGCCACGCGCGAGGCGTTCGATGCGGAGCTGGCCAGGATCATCGACCGCCACGACCCCGCGCTGGTGGTGCTGGCGGGTTTCATGCGCATCCTGACGCCAGGATTCGTGCAGCACTTCGAAGGCCGCATGGTGAACATCCATCCGTCGTTGCTGCCCGCATTCCCCGGCTTGCACACCCACCAGCGCGCCATCGACGAAGGCTGCAAGTTCGCGGGCTGCACGGTGCACCGCGTGACCGCCGAGCTCGACGTGGGCCCGATCCTGGAGCAGGCCGTGGTGCCGATTCTGCCGGACGATACCGCCGACACGCTGGCCGCGCGCGTGCTCACCCAGGAGCACGTGATCTATCCTCGTGCCATTGCACAATTGATGCGCAACTGATGCGCGGCTGACCGGCCCCCTTCCGGCTCCGAGCCGCAGCGGGGGTGCGCTGAGACTCCCTCAGCCCTGGTCGTTGGTGACGCGTGCAAAGCGCGGCAGGCTCTTCCCGTCGATCATCACGTTCTCGCCAAACATGGCCGAGGGGCGTACCCACAGGCCGCGTTCGCCGTACAGCGCGCGGTACAGAGTGAGCGACTCCAGCGTCTCGCTGTGCCGCACCGTGTCGATCACTTCGTAGAGGTTGCCTTTGTAGTGGCGGTACAGGCCGGGCTCGATCACGATCAGGGGAGGCAGGTGTTCATCAGACATCGTTAATATTCCGGGCAACAAGAAACATCCAAAAAGGAGTTCGGAGGAGATGGATTACGCCGATTTCGTGCATCTGGCACGCACCAGCGAGCAGGCCTGCGCAGAGAATGGCCGCGCCTACCGCCGCAGCGTGATGTGGTTTGCCGCGCTGGGCTATCTGTGGATCGTCGGCTGCGTTGCCCTGGCTGTGGCGCTGCTGGCCTTCAGTGTGCCGCAATTGCTGGGCGGAAAGTTCAAATTCGCATGGGTGATGCTGGTCTTTGCCGCGCTGGGGCTGCTGTGGGCGAGCGCCCAGGCACTGTGGGTGCGGCTCGATGATCCGATTGACGGCGTGCGGGTGACCCCTGCCGATGCCCCCGAGCTGTTCAAGTCCCTTGATCGCATTCGCCGCCGCATCAACGGACCGCCGATCCATGATGTGTACCTGAACGACGATTTCAACGCCGGTGTGCAGCAGGTGCAGCGCTGGGGCGTGCTGGGCGGGTCGTCCAATCGGCTGGTGATCGGCCTGCCGCTGATGATGTCCCTGGACAAGCCGCGTTTCCTGGCCGTTCTGGCGCATGAGTATGGCCATCTGCATGGTGACCACAACCGGCTCAATGCGTGGGTCTACCGCACCCGCCTGAGCTGGTTCAAGCTCTATCGGAGGAGCATGGGCGACTCGGCGAGCCCGTTCGCCGTGGCGACGCAGGCATTCCTGCGCTGGTACTCGCCGCGGTTCGTGGCACGCTCGTTTGCCATGGCGCGACAGAACGAATATGAGGCCGACCAGGTGGCGGCCCGGCTGCTGGGCCGCGAGCAGGCGATCTCGGCGCTGATCGAAAACCAGGTCAAGTCCTCCTGGTTCCAGTCCCGGTTCTGGCAGCGGCACTGGCTCCAGGCCGTGCGCGAGCCGCTGCCCGTGGGGCCCTATGGGAACATGCATCGCCAGATGGCGCAGCCGCCGGAGCCGGAGTTCGCGCGCGGTGCACTGCGCGCGGCGCTCCAGGAGGTCTCCAGCGTGGATGACACCCATCCGGTGCTGCGCGACCGGGTGTCCGCGCTGGGCGAGGAGCGGCCGGGCCTGCCGGAGCAGTGGTCCACGCGCGGCTCGCTTTCGCTGCTGGGCCGCAGCGCGGGCCACTGGATCGATCACTTCGACCGGGATTGGTGCAAGCACAACGCGGACGAGTGGAAGCGCCACCACGCGCGGCTGCAGCGTGCCCGCGCCCGGGTGCTCGAGCTGCAGGCGGGCGGAGCGACACGCTCCGTCGGCGAACTGGTGGAGACGGCCGATCTGATGCGCCAGCTCCGTC encodes the following:
- a CDS encoding MetQ/NlpA family ABC transporter substrate-binding protein; translation: MKKREFLRVSSAALFGGAAAGAGIVGASAAWAATSPSVIRVGVRGGVDEEIWEVVTQVAKERGLSVKPVVLSGAVSPNEGLNNGDLEANAFQHIPFLRDQIQQRGYKIASVGTTLISPIAFYSRKYKKLSDLPAGARVGIPNDPSNQTRALVVLRDHGLIDLREGFDPFTGTALLSDVTKYHKKIELVEIASVVLARSLDDLAAAAIVNSFAYQAGLIATRDGIAVEKREHNPYVNIIAVRTENVDAPWAKALVAAYQSEPVRKFIETRYQGSVIPAF
- a CDS encoding acyl-CoA dehydrogenase family protein, with the translated sequence MDFDFTEDQQSLRDAVQRWVEKAYTFERRTSIVNAGGFDRAAYSELAELGLTALTVSEEHGGMGFGSVDAMIVMEELGRGIVLEPLAQTLVATNVLSAFAAPAVQAQWLPRIASGEALVVLAQQEAASRYRVDVCQAQAKAQGGSHVVSGRKSIVAAGDQADAWLVSAQLDGAIALFLVEKDAAGTRAEGYITQDGSRAAEVQFSDSPATLITTEGVAALELAMDTGIAATGAYAVGAMEKTLAVTAEYMNQRKQFGVEIASFQALRHRVADMKMQLELGRSMSYFASLKMGEAPADRRRALSQAKVQIGRSMRFVGQEAVQLHGGIGVTDEYIVSHYFKSLTQLEMTFGDTLYHLGQVSDRMEDTAGVFG
- a CDS encoding acyl-CoA dehydrogenase family protein — translated: MDLAFTPEELAFRDEVRQWVRAHLPQAIADKVHNAQRLTREDMQGWARILGKKGWLGYGWPKEFGGPGWNAIQKHLFEEECAMAGAPRIVPFGPVMVAPVIMAFGSPEQHKRFLPGIASGEVWWSQGYSEPGAGSDLASLKTRAERVGDKYIVNGQKTWTTLGQYGDWMFNLVRTSTEGKQQAGISFLLLDMKSPGVTVRPIKLLDGECEVNEVFFDNVEVPADQLIGEENKGWTYAKYLLAHERTNIADVNRAKRELEHVKRLAQQNGVWDDMRFRDQIALLEVDVIALEMMVLRVLSAEKSGKKSLDVAGLLKIRGSEIQQRYAELMMLAAGPFSLPFIQEAMDAGWQGHFPGGNVLNAPLAANYFNMRKTTIYGGSNEVQRNIVAQTVLG
- a CDS encoding tetratricopeptide repeat protein, whose product is MSATATSYDPIRKLLETATQQIEKNELREAAETLNRAQQMWPNDARVFMLAGLMAEKSGNIPAAFDALRRSVALDPLWTPGELQLALLYARRGMYDKAIAHAQKLTKREPNNALVLAHLVDFAHDSGNMELAISELRRGLTYLPKDVQMRRWLANDLQVTGQHAEAYDVWTSLIEENPQDQMALLGRVTTLIEGGKASAAIPDTTSLIEIDPGNSIYAYYSAIAHGVTPDHQPPELNRRMFDSMAETYDQHMVRGLGYQLPKIVAEKILRRFPTKSMNVLDLGCGSGLLGVCLGRIDGFLIGVDISTKMVEQAGRHGVYDRFHTVNMLDALRETPAEVYEIITALDVFIYTGDLKATVPNAHRILMPAGDLYFSCEIAPENGPDLVLQPNGRYAHKRSHVLALCKEAGFEDVQIEDLVLRREAGEPVNGFLVVAHKAA
- a CDS encoding M48 family metallopeptidase, producing MDYADFVHLARTSEQACAENGRAYRRSVMWFAALGYLWIVGCVALAVALLAFSVPQLLGGKFKFAWVMLVFAALGLLWASAQALWVRLDDPIDGVRVTPADAPELFKSLDRIRRRINGPPIHDVYLNDDFNAGVQQVQRWGVLGGSSNRLVIGLPLMMSLDKPRFLAVLAHEYGHLHGDHNRLNAWVYRTRLSWFKLYRRSMGDSASPFAVATQAFLRWYSPRFVARSFAMARQNEYEADQVAARLLGREQAISALIENQVKSSWFQSRFWQRHWLQAVREPLPVGPYGNMHRQMAQPPEPEFARGALRAALQEVSSVDDTHPVLRDRVSALGEERPGLPEQWSTRGSLSLLGRSAGHWIDHFDRDWCKHNADEWKRHHARLQRARARVLELQAGGATRSVGELVETADLMRQLRPGSAAAATLYQQALERDPAQPDALIGLAQGTQESDYGRCLQYLERLWSHHATHRLWAARMALSELETPRPEREFPEQALKLWRERRREGENAEAEVMQELERSPLLESARPHDLSAFERAELLAELERFVPVRRAWVLRKQLDSMPDRRTLVVLVSLSRSDEAAKRQLCAELEQRIALRALVLVAPAEDVASKEQLARLAGDPIHVRSL
- a CDS encoding methionine ABC transporter ATP-binding protein codes for the protein MTTNPPQVRLAAHIAFEGVGKSFASAEGQVHALQDVSFDIRHGEIFGIIGRSGAGKSTLLRTINALELATEGSVRVQDVNPAELDEDGLVALRRRIGMIFQHFNLLSAKTVRENIALPLRISGARPGQIYHRVNELLALVGLLDKADKYPAQLSGGQKQRVGIARALVHSPQVLLCDEATSALDPETTQSILGLLRDIHRRLGLTIVMITHDMTVIRAICDRVMVLDQGRVQEIGDVWKVFGSPSSAGTRALLQPLQQGLPIELAAQLQKAPSELAPRALLGIRYEGQQQGVALQALKVLGDDAQLLHGGLDRLRGHSLGQIVVSVPAAGLPGADLLRIATGADQLEILGYVGNH
- the purN gene encoding phosphoribosylglycinamide formyltransferase encodes the protein MKNIVILISGGGSNMAAIVRASQQQDWAGRHGARVAAVVSNKASAGGLVFARENGIATEVLDHKQFATREAFDAELARIIDRHDPALVVLAGFMRILTPGFVQHFEGRMVNIHPSLLPAFPGLHTHQRAIDEGCKFAGCTVHRVTAELDVGPILEQAVVPILPDDTADTLAARVLTQEHVIYPRAIAQLMRN
- a CDS encoding DUF1653 domain-containing protein encodes the protein MSDEHLPPLIVIEPGLYRHYKGNLYEVIDTVRHSETLESLTLYRALYGERGLWVRPSAMFGENVMIDGKSLPRFARVTNDQG
- a CDS encoding YceH family protein, which encodes MPFDPKTAPLTAEEARVLATLLEKSRTVPDSYPLTLNSLASGCNQKTSRDPVMQLGEAQIQEALDNLRRRSLVTEIGGARTSRWEHNFPRGVGVPDQSAALLGLLMLRGPQTAGELRINSERWHRFADISSVEAFLDELQSRSEEKGGPLVVLLPRAPGAREQRWAHLLCGAVDVAALAAASAGGASAGPSGSHAAAGDPAVNERIAALETEVAQLRSALAQVCEQLGIATPAAKDF
- a CDS encoding methionine ABC transporter permease, whose amino-acid sequence is MSATTEKYVAALGETLLMVGVSSVIAIGVGLMLAVVLTVTGPRGLYARPRFHKGLSIVVNIFRAVPFIILLVALLPVTRALTGTTLGTWAAVVPLSISLIPFYARIAQVSLNDVDSGLIEAARAMGCRRWHIVRHVLLPEALPGIIGGMTVTVIAMINASAMAGAVGAGGLGDLAIRYGYERYETRVMFEVIVVLVALVSLLQFSGEWLSRKVNHRF